In the Lysinibacillus sp. PLM2 genome, one interval contains:
- the aroC gene encoding chorismate synthase gives MRYLTAGESHGPQLTTIIEGLPSLLPITAEQINYDLKRRQGGHGRGRRMQIETDTVEIVGGVRHGKTLGSPVALVVKNDDWKHWTKIMGADPLPEDIDPNEIKRQVSRPRPGHADLVGGMKYGHRDLRNVLERSSARETTVRVAVGSVAKALLKELGISIVSHVTEIGGIKADTSKVEGKTIGEIRSIVEKDPVYCVDPSASEKMVQLIDDTKKEGNSIGGVVEVIVDGMPAGVGSYVHYDRKLDGKLAQAMLSINAFKGVEFGLGFEMARIKGSEVHDEILWNEEEGYTRRTNRLGGLEGGMTTGMPIVVRGVMKPIPTLYKPLQSVDIETKEPFKASVERSDACAVPAASIVAENVIAWEIAKAIIEQFHSDQLPQLKSQIDEMRKYAKEF, from the coding sequence ATGCGTTACTTAACAGCAGGGGAGTCACATGGTCCTCAATTAACTACTATTATCGAGGGGTTACCGTCCCTTTTACCAATAACTGCAGAGCAAATAAATTATGATTTAAAACGACGTCAAGGTGGACATGGTCGTGGAAGAAGAATGCAAATTGAAACAGATACTGTTGAGATTGTAGGTGGGGTTCGACATGGTAAAACATTAGGATCACCAGTTGCATTAGTTGTAAAAAATGATGATTGGAAGCATTGGACAAAAATTATGGGGGCAGATCCACTGCCAGAAGATATAGATCCAAATGAAATAAAACGTCAAGTATCACGTCCTCGCCCTGGACATGCTGATTTAGTAGGTGGTATGAAGTATGGACACCGCGATTTGCGTAATGTGTTAGAACGTTCTAGTGCACGGGAAACGACAGTGCGAGTGGCAGTTGGGTCCGTTGCAAAGGCATTACTTAAAGAACTTGGTATTTCTATTGTGTCACATGTTACTGAAATTGGTGGTATTAAGGCCGATACTTCAAAAGTAGAGGGTAAAACAATCGGTGAAATTCGCTCAATTGTTGAAAAGGATCCAGTATACTGTGTCGATCCATCTGCGTCTGAGAAAATGGTGCAATTGATTGATGATACAAAAAAAGAAGGAAATTCTATTGGTGGCGTTGTAGAAGTAATTGTTGATGGCATGCCAGCGGGTGTTGGTTCTTATGTACATTATGATCGAAAATTAGATGGTAAATTAGCTCAAGCAATGCTTTCAATTAACGCTTTTAAAGGTGTTGAATTTGGTTTAGGTTTTGAAATGGCTCGTATTAAAGGCTCAGAAGTTCATGATGAAATTTTATGGAACGAGGAAGAGGGCTATACTCGTCGTACGAACCGTCTAGGTGGTTTAGAAGGCGGTATGACAACAGGCATGCCAATCGTTGTAAGAGGAGTAATGAAACCTATTCCTACCCTATATAAACCGTTACAAAGTGTTGATATTGAAACAAAAGAACCATTTAAAGCGAGTGTGGAACGTTCCGATGCATGTGCAGTCCCTGCTGCTTCAATTGTTGCGGAAAATGTGATCGCATGGGAGATTGCAAAAGCAATTATAGAACAATTCCATAGCGATCAATTGCCACAATTAAAATCTCAGATTGATGAAATGCGTAAGTACGCGAAGGAGTTTTAA